The DNA region ACTCCGCTGGATGCATAAAGCAGCCCGTCATTCAGGACCTTAAACCGGGTTGTAGTATCAAAGGGAACCATCTGTCAGGGCCTCTCATCTATCGGCTACACGGCCGCTACTGTCGCTAAACGTCCTCCGTTCTGACGGCTCCCGCTCGCTCATAGTTCGCGAAAATCACGCCGCCCGGCGTTACGGTGCTCTCTTTTAGCGTGAAGGCCGCCGGAATCGTGCCTTCGACGAACAGTCGTTTGCCGGCGCCTAACGTGATCGGATGAATTTTCAGCCAGAGCTCATCCACTAAGTCATGGCTGAGAAGGGTTTGAACAAGACCGGCGCTTCCATACAGATGCAGATCAGGCCCTCGAGAACCTTTGAGGTCGGCGACCTCTTTCGCCACGTCCCCGTTCAGAAAAACGGTGGGCTGCCATTCGCTGGAACTGATCGTATGCGAGGCGACATACTTCGTTGCTCTGTTGACGGCCGGCCAGATGTCATCATGCTCCGGCCAGTAGGGGGCCCATATTTCGAACGTCTTTCGACCGAGCAGTAGATCAAAGGGCAGATTCATCTGCCTTCGCATGATTTCTTGCGAGACCGAGTCGGAGTAAGGGCCGATCCATCCGCCAAAACGGAAGCCGCCGCTTGGATCTTCTCCGGCGCCGCCTGGCGCCTGGATAACGCCGTCAAGTGTGATGAACTCAAGAACGATCAGCTTTCTCATGAAGGGCTCTTTCGACTAATGGCGCTCTTCTTTTGCTCGGGTCTGTCGGACGCCGGCTTTTTGTTTGAGCGGCTGAAGTCCTCGGTTGCGCCTGATGTCTCGATAATTGTATTGAATGACCTTCGCCTTCTTCAGCCAGCGTTGTAGGTCGGATTTCCGGATCTCTTTAACGTCGTTATAAAAAACCGATGCATCCTTGAACTTCTGGCCCACGACGTTCAGGCCGGGCTCTTCGAAATCCGCGCCGCTCCAGAACATCAGTCGTATACCCGGTTTCTGTTCGCTGTAGCCGACCGTCGGATTCCCGTCAAGAAACCATACAGGATGTCCGTGCCAGATCTTATTCTCGGCTCCGGATAGATGTCTGTCGATCTCGGCCGCCAGCACATCGCAGACCTCTTTACGGCCTCCAGGTCGACCGGCGTTATACCTTACAGTATCGGGATGCATGGAAGGCCTCCTTCTTTAGATGACTCTAATAACTCTTACTCTTTCGGCACAACGGCGATCGCATCGATCTCT from Leptonema illini DSM 21528 includes:
- a CDS encoding dihydrofolate reductase family protein, with the protein product MRKLIVLEFITLDGVIQAPGGAGEDPSGGFRFGGWIGPYSDSVSQEIMRRQMNLPFDLLLGRKTFEIWAPYWPEHDDIWPAVNRATKYVASHTISSSEWQPTVFLNGDVAKEVADLKGSRGPDLHLYGSAGLVQTLLSHDLVDELWLKIHPITLGAGKRLFVEGTIPAAFTLKESTVTPGGVIFANYERAGAVRTEDV
- a CDS encoding DUF1801 domain-containing protein, with the protein product MHPDTVRYNAGRPGGRKEVCDVLAAEIDRHLSGAENKIWHGHPVWFLDGNPTVGYSEQKPGIRLMFWSGADFEEPGLNVVGQKFKDASVFYNDVKEIRKSDLQRWLKKAKVIQYNYRDIRRNRGLQPLKQKAGVRQTRAKEERH